In Thunnus thynnus chromosome 4, fThuThy2.1, whole genome shotgun sequence, a genomic segment contains:
- the polr2j gene encoding DNA-directed RNA polymerase II subunit RPB11-a has product MNAPPAFESFLLFEGEKKISITKDTKVPNACLFTLNKEDHTLGNIIRAQLLKDPQVLFAGYKVPHPLEHKIVIRVQTTPDYSPQEAFTNAITDLISELSLLEERFRVAIKDKQEGIE; this is encoded by the exons ATGAACGCGCCTCCCGCCTTCGAGTCGTTCCTGCTGtttgaaggagagaaaaagatcaGTATCACCAAAGACACGAAGGTTCCCAACGCCTGTTTGTTCACGCTGAACAAGGAAGACCACACGCTGGGCAACATCATCCGAGC tcagCTGTTGAAGGATCCTCAGGTTCTGTTTGCGGGTTATAAAGTTCCTCATCCTCTGGAACACAAGATCGTCATCAGAGTGCAGACAACACCTGACTACAGtccacag gaagcGTTTACGAACGCCATCACTGACCTGATCAGCGAGCTGTCTCTGCTGGAGGAACGCTTCAGAGTCGCCAtcaaagacaaacaggaaggGATTGAGTGA